In Amycolatopsis endophytica, the following are encoded in one genomic region:
- a CDS encoding VOC family protein, whose product MASRLNPYLSFPGTARQAIEFYQQVFGGDLNLSTYGELGGMEGAEGDKIMHGQLETTSGFTLMCSDTPPGTDHQPGNTISVSLSGDDATELTGYWDKLSDGGQITVPLEKQMWGDEFGACVDRFGVSWMVNIGQGG is encoded by the coding sequence ATGGCCTCGCGACTCAATCCCTATCTCAGTTTTCCCGGCACCGCCCGGCAGGCGATCGAGTTCTACCAGCAGGTCTTCGGGGGCGACCTGAACCTCAGCACGTACGGCGAACTCGGCGGCATGGAGGGGGCGGAGGGCGACAAGATCATGCACGGTCAGCTCGAGACCACAAGCGGCTTCACCCTCATGTGCTCCGACACCCCGCCCGGCACGGACCACCAGCCAGGCAACACCATCTCGGTCAGCCTCAGCGGCGACGACGCCACCGAGCTGACAGGCTACTGGGACAAGCTGTCCGACGGCGGCCAGATCACGGTGCCCCTGGAGAAACAGATGTGGGGCGACGAGTTCGGTGCGTGCGTGGACCGGTTCGGGGTGTCCTGGATGGTGAACATCGGCCAGGGTGGCTGA
- a CDS encoding acetyl-CoA acetyltransferase, translating into MTSLDYRTPVLVGVGQASERIDDAGYRGLSPVELATAAARDALADTGADPVSLAEAIDTVAGIRQFEISTPISHSPLGRSDNFPRSVAKRLGATPARAILEITGGQSPQHLVTELAGTIADGGAEVALAFGSEAISTARHLAKAEDKPDWTEHVEGDLEDRGFGLRGLANRQMLAHGLVEPISQYALFDNARRARLGLTRDEYAREMGRVFAPFTKVAAANPHAAAPVERDARELVTPSDRNRPIVDPYPRFLIAREQVNQGAAVLLMSVARARELGIPEERQVFLHGHSDLREQPLLDREDLSSSPAAVLAVRHALEVAGIGVDDLATFDLYSCFPIAVLTVCEGLGLPVDDPRGLTVTGGLPFFGGPGNNYSMHAIAETVVRMRDRPGTFGLVGANGGTLSKYSAGVYSTTPAPWRTSRDAELQAGLDARPTVPTVVHPDGWATIETYTVQHASGTGVVVGRLDDGSRFLASTQDEEMLARLGEGEPIGGKVYVRSFGHGNRVTTTAERMDELFPRRPPGFRDTYEHIEVRRDGHLLEVTINRPESRNSLHPPANAELDEVFDAYFADPDLWVAILTGAGDKAFSAGNDLVYSASGKPVWVPKNGFAGLTSRESLPKPVIAAVNGFALGGGCEIALACHLVVADETAQFGLPEVRVGLVAAAGGLVRLPRAVPPKVAGDVILTGRRLGAAEAESYGLVSRVAPAGQAMTVAREMAAAILDGSPTSVRTSLRMMAEADGIADTVEAARNPSPALDDLLVSQDAFEGPAAFAQKRKPVWRNR; encoded by the coding sequence ATGACCTCTCTCGATTACCGGACGCCGGTCCTCGTCGGCGTCGGCCAGGCGTCCGAGCGCATCGACGATGCCGGCTACCGCGGGCTGTCCCCGGTCGAACTCGCGACCGCGGCGGCCCGTGACGCGCTGGCGGACACCGGTGCCGACCCCGTCAGCCTCGCCGAGGCCATCGACACCGTCGCCGGTATCCGCCAGTTCGAGATCTCCACCCCGATCTCGCACTCCCCACTCGGCCGGTCGGACAACTTCCCCCGCTCGGTCGCGAAACGCCTCGGCGCGACGCCTGCCCGAGCGATCCTGGAGATCACCGGTGGTCAGTCGCCCCAGCACCTGGTCACCGAGCTGGCGGGCACGATCGCCGACGGCGGCGCCGAGGTCGCGCTCGCTTTCGGATCCGAAGCCATCTCCACGGCCCGCCACCTCGCGAAAGCCGAGGACAAACCGGACTGGACCGAGCACGTCGAGGGCGACCTCGAAGACCGCGGCTTCGGCCTGCGGGGACTGGCCAACCGGCAGATGCTGGCCCACGGCCTGGTCGAACCCATCAGCCAGTACGCCCTGTTCGACAACGCCCGCCGCGCCCGGCTCGGCCTGACCCGCGACGAGTACGCCCGCGAGATGGGCCGCGTGTTCGCCCCGTTCACCAAGGTCGCCGCCGCGAACCCGCACGCCGCCGCGCCGGTCGAGCGCGACGCCCGCGAGCTGGTCACCCCGTCCGACCGCAACCGCCCGATCGTCGACCCCTACCCCCGTTTCCTCATCGCCCGCGAGCAGGTCAACCAGGGTGCCGCGGTGCTGCTGATGTCCGTCGCCAGGGCACGCGAGCTGGGCATCCCCGAGGAGAGGCAGGTCTTCCTGCACGGACATTCCGACCTGCGGGAACAGCCGCTGCTGGACCGCGAGGACCTCAGCTCCTCCCCCGCCGCGGTGCTGGCCGTCCGGCACGCGCTGGAGGTCGCCGGGATCGGCGTGGACGACCTGGCCACGTTCGACCTCTACAGCTGCTTCCCGATCGCGGTCCTCACCGTGTGCGAGGGCCTCGGCCTGCCGGTCGACGATCCACGGGGCCTCACCGTGACGGGCGGGCTGCCGTTCTTCGGCGGCCCCGGCAACAACTACTCGATGCACGCCATCGCCGAGACCGTCGTGCGGATGCGGGACCGGCCGGGCACGTTCGGCCTGGTGGGCGCCAACGGCGGCACGCTGTCCAAGTACTCCGCCGGCGTCTACTCGACCACCCCGGCGCCGTGGCGCACCAGCCGCGACGCCGAACTGCAGGCCGGCCTGGACGCCCGTCCGACGGTGCCGACCGTGGTCCACCCGGACGGCTGGGCCACCATCGAGACCTACACCGTGCAGCACGCGAGCGGCACCGGCGTGGTCGTCGGCAGGCTCGACGACGGGAGCCGGTTCCTCGCCTCCACGCAGGACGAGGAGATGCTCGCCCGGCTGGGCGAGGGCGAACCGATCGGCGGCAAGGTCTACGTGCGCTCGTTCGGCCACGGCAACCGCGTGACCACGACCGCGGAGCGGATGGACGAGCTGTTCCCGCGGCGCCCGCCGGGATTCCGGGACACCTACGAGCACATCGAGGTCCGCCGCGACGGGCACCTGCTGGAGGTCACCATCAACCGGCCGGAGTCGCGCAACAGCCTGCACCCGCCCGCGAACGCCGAACTGGACGAGGTGTTCGACGCCTACTTCGCGGACCCGGACCTGTGGGTCGCGATCCTCACCGGCGCCGGGGACAAGGCGTTCTCCGCGGGCAACGACCTCGTGTACTCGGCGAGCGGGAAACCCGTGTGGGTGCCCAAGAACGGCTTCGCCGGGCTCACCAGCCGTGAGTCGCTGCCGAAGCCGGTGATCGCCGCCGTGAACGGGTTCGCTCTCGGCGGTGGCTGCGAAATCGCGCTGGCCTGCCACCTCGTGGTCGCCGACGAGACCGCGCAGTTCGGCCTGCCCGAGGTGCGGGTGGGCCTGGTCGCCGCCGCGGGCGGGCTGGTCCGGCTGCCGCGCGCCGTGCCGCCCAAGGTCGCAGGCGACGTGATCCTCACCGGCCGCAGGCTCGGCGCCGCGGAGGCCGAGTCCTACGGGCTGGTCAGCCGCGTCGCCCCGGCCGGGCAGGCGATGACGGTCGCGCGCGAGATGGCGGCGGCGATCCTCGACGGTTCACCCACATCCGTGCGCACCTCGCTGCGGATGATGGCGGAGGCGGACGGAATCGCCGACACCGTCGAAGCCGCCCGGAACCCCTCACCCGCGCTCGACGATCTTCTCGTCAGCCAGGACGCGTTCGAAGGGCCCGCCGCTTTCGCGCAGAAGCGGAAACCGGTGTGGCGAAACCGCTGA
- a CDS encoding MFS transporter, translating into MKLPRPYWRLWSAAAVDNVGDGAFTAAVPLLAAQLTHRPVLVSAVSAASYAPWLVFSLPFGALVDRYDRRRLMVLSQITQTGIMAFTALAVVTGWFGIGLLVAMAFTLGACEVVFGNAAQAIVPDLVAPDLLHRANGYQNTVTYLGQQFLGPPVGSALFTVAAAAPFGLNAVSFAGSAVLIAGLPRITRTVTPRPLGAAIKDGLRWLWRHRRLRTLALLLGVNTFCFAMGTSTLVLLATHTLHATAAGYGVLLAAAAVGGAIGGLVNARLVAWLGALPALLLSLGGNVVAFLAIGAAPALPALAALLAVSGFATTIWNVLALTLRQQQVPDDLRGRVNSVYRMIGWGLMPLGALAGGAVAAALGTRAPFPVAGAIRGVALLAALPVLLRDLRHPGD; encoded by the coding sequence ATGAAGTTGCCCCGCCCCTACTGGCGCCTGTGGTCCGCCGCCGCGGTGGACAACGTCGGGGACGGCGCTTTCACCGCGGCGGTGCCGTTGCTGGCCGCGCAGCTCACCCACCGGCCGGTGCTGGTCTCGGCGGTTTCCGCGGCGTCCTACGCGCCGTGGCTGGTCTTTTCGCTGCCGTTCGGCGCGCTCGTCGACCGGTACGACCGCCGTCGGCTGATGGTTCTCTCGCAGATCACCCAGACCGGCATCATGGCTTTCACCGCGCTGGCCGTCGTGACCGGATGGTTCGGGATCGGCCTGCTCGTCGCGATGGCGTTCACGCTGGGCGCGTGCGAGGTCGTCTTCGGCAACGCGGCGCAGGCGATCGTTCCCGATCTGGTCGCGCCCGATCTGCTGCACCGGGCGAACGGGTACCAGAACACGGTGACGTACCTGGGTCAGCAGTTCCTCGGCCCGCCGGTCGGCAGTGCCCTGTTCACGGTGGCCGCGGCCGCGCCGTTCGGCCTGAACGCGGTGTCGTTCGCGGGTTCCGCCGTCCTGATCGCCGGTCTGCCCCGGATCACGCGGACCGTCACGCCGCGACCGCTCGGCGCGGCGATCAAGGACGGCCTGCGGTGGCTGTGGCGTCACCGCAGGCTTCGCACCCTGGCCCTGCTGCTGGGCGTCAACACCTTCTGCTTCGCGATGGGCACTTCGACGCTCGTCCTGCTGGCCACGCACACGCTGCACGCCACCGCCGCCGGCTACGGGGTTCTCCTGGCGGCAGCCGCGGTGGGCGGCGCCATCGGCGGTTTGGTCAACGCGCGCCTCGTGGCGTGGCTCGGCGCACTGCCCGCCCTGCTGCTGTCACTGGGGGGCAACGTCGTCGCGTTCCTGGCCATCGGCGCCGCACCCGCGCTGCCGGCGCTCGCCGCGCTGCTGGCGGTCAGCGGGTTCGCCACCACGATCTGGAACGTCCTCGCCCTGACCCTGCGGCAACAGCAGGTGCCCGACGACCTGCGGGGCCGGGTCAACAGCGTCTACCGGATGATCGGCTGGGGGCTGATGCCACTCGGCGCGCTGGCGGGCGGAGCCGTCGCCGCCGCGCTCGGCACCCGCGCCCCGTTCCCGGTCGCGGGCGCGATCCGCGGCGTCGCGCTACTCGCGGCCCTGCCCGTTCTGCTGCGCGACCTCCGCCACCCCGGCGACTGA
- the rox gene encoding rifampin monooxygenase yields MFEVIIAGCGPAGAMLAAELRVHGVRVLVLEKETEPVSFVRVAGLHIRSLELMAMRGLLDRVLEHGRRRPLGGLFAAIPKPAPENLDSAHTYLLGIPQPVIVRLLEEHAAGLGARIRRGCAVTGAEQDAEGVTVELADGAQLRSRYLVGCDGGRSTVRTLLGIGFPGEPARTETLMGEMRVGVPEEEVAVKVAEVRETHKAFSLRPFDGGVHRVVVPVVTAGEDRGEEPTLEDFRQQLRAVAGTDFGVHSPRWLSRFGDATRLADRYRAGRVLLAGDAAHIHPPAGGQGLNLGVQDAVNLGWKLAAQVRGWAPDTLLDTYEAERRPVAEEVLDNTRAQVELMSTGPGPRAVRGLLTELMDFDEVNRYLVGKLTAIGIRYDFGDGPDLLGRRLRDLDLRHGRLYDRLRRGRGLVLDRTGRLTAGGWADRVDLIADSTAALEVPAILLRPDGHVAWAGERQRDLDDHLARWFGEPVRPLKRR; encoded by the coding sequence GTGTTCGAGGTGATCATCGCGGGATGCGGTCCCGCCGGCGCGATGCTGGCGGCCGAGCTCCGGGTGCACGGTGTGCGGGTGCTCGTCCTGGAAAAGGAAACCGAGCCCGTGTCGTTCGTCCGCGTGGCCGGTCTGCATATCCGCAGTCTCGAACTGATGGCGATGCGCGGACTGCTGGACCGCGTTCTGGAACACGGAAGACGGCGTCCACTCGGGGGACTTTTCGCCGCCATCCCGAAACCCGCGCCGGAGAACCTGGATTCCGCGCACACGTACCTGCTGGGCATCCCGCAACCGGTCATCGTCCGCCTCCTCGAAGAACACGCGGCCGGACTGGGTGCGCGGATCCGGCGTGGTTGCGCGGTTACCGGTGCCGAACAGGACGCCGAGGGGGTGACCGTCGAGCTGGCGGACGGTGCACAGCTCCGGTCGCGTTACCTCGTCGGTTGCGACGGTGGCCGCAGCACGGTGCGCACACTGCTCGGCATCGGCTTCCCCGGCGAGCCCGCGCGCACCGAGACGCTGATGGGCGAGATGCGCGTGGGGGTGCCGGAGGAGGAGGTCGCCGTCAAGGTGGCCGAGGTCCGCGAGACCCACAAGGCGTTCAGCCTCCGGCCCTTCGACGGAGGGGTTCACCGCGTCGTGGTTCCGGTGGTGACAGCAGGCGAGGACCGCGGTGAGGAGCCCACTCTGGAGGATTTCCGGCAGCAGTTGCGGGCGGTCGCCGGAACCGATTTCGGTGTGCACTCCCCGCGCTGGCTGTCCCGTTTCGGCGACGCCACCCGGCTGGCCGACCGGTACCGCGCCGGGCGGGTGCTGCTGGCAGGCGACGCGGCGCACATTCATCCGCCCGCCGGTGGTCAGGGCCTGAACCTGGGCGTGCAGGACGCGGTCAACCTCGGCTGGAAGCTGGCCGCGCAGGTTCGCGGCTGGGCGCCGGACACGCTGCTGGACACCTACGAGGCCGAACGCCGCCCGGTCGCCGAAGAGGTGCTGGACAACACCCGCGCCCAGGTGGAACTGATGTCCACCGGACCGGGCCCGCGGGCCGTGCGCGGGCTGCTGACCGAACTGATGGACTTCGACGAGGTGAACCGGTACCTGGTCGGGAAGCTCACCGCGATCGGCATCCGCTACGACTTCGGTGACGGCCCCGACCTGCTTGGGCGCCGCCTGCGCGACCTCGATCTGCGGCACGGCCGTCTCTACGACCGGCTGCGCCGGGGCCGCGGCCTGGTCCTCGACCGCACCGGGCGCCTCACCGCCGGGGGCTGGGCGGACCGGGTCGACCTCATTGCGGATTCCACGGCGGCACTGGAGGTTCCGGCGATCCTGCTGCGTCCCGACGGACACGTCGCTTGGGCCGGTGAGCGCCAGCGGGACCTGGACGACCACCTCGCCCGCTGGTTCGGCGAACCCGTCCGGCCATTGAAGCGCAGGTGA
- a CDS encoding lanthionine synthetase LanC family protein, translating to MARDLTGAAVEVLASWTDRQETGTAAPDPGAAVLAVLLGDHPASRAALRTWLRTSTRCTGPGLYGGFTGVLAGLQLIARIDPALSPVAGRTAARLVSQARWRTREVGFEDYDLVSGPAGLLSVLPDAGPARHHLAALAGHDLDGYRIGAHDGHTLLGWTQGGIVTGLAHGVAGPLSALAPEGPGEAVRNLASWLVAHQETDGLGVASWRSRADGPRDAVVRRQAWCYGTPGISWALWTAGGEFADAGLRAMDTLCAAYDEEIHLTDHPLSLCHGAAGVLLVADAFARRSDVGGPLRDRLVRLVRSRLPEVTAMDDLSLLTGATGVLAALLTVDGADREWLRVLALS from the coding sequence ATGGCGCGGGACCTGACGGGCGCCGCCGTCGAGGTTCTCGCGTCGTGGACCGACCGGCAGGAAACGGGTACGGCCGCGCCCGACCCCGGGGCGGCCGTACTCGCGGTCCTGCTCGGCGACCACCCCGCGAGCCGGGCGGCGCTGCGGACCTGGTTGCGCACGAGCACCCGCTGCACGGGACCGGGCCTGTACGGTGGGTTCACCGGTGTCCTGGCGGGGCTGCAGCTGATCGCGCGGATCGATCCCGCGCTGTCCCCGGTCGCCGGCCGGACGGCGGCGCGCCTGGTCAGCCAGGCCCGCTGGCGCACCCGCGAGGTCGGGTTCGAGGACTACGACCTGGTGTCCGGACCAGCCGGACTGCTGAGTGTGCTGCCCGACGCCGGACCGGCCCGCCACCACCTCGCCGCGCTCGCCGGCCACGATCTCGACGGCTACCGGATCGGCGCGCACGACGGGCACACGCTGCTGGGCTGGACGCAGGGCGGGATCGTCACCGGACTGGCCCACGGCGTGGCGGGCCCGCTGTCGGCGCTCGCGCCGGAAGGTCCCGGGGAGGCGGTGCGGAACCTGGCGTCCTGGCTGGTGGCGCACCAGGAGACCGACGGGCTGGGCGTCGCGTCGTGGCGGTCCAGAGCGGATGGACCACGGGACGCTGTCGTGCGGCGCCAAGCGTGGTGCTACGGCACGCCCGGGATCAGCTGGGCACTGTGGACCGCGGGCGGCGAGTTCGCCGACGCCGGTCTGCGGGCCATGGACACGCTCTGCGCCGCCTACGACGAGGAGATCCACCTGACCGACCACCCGCTGAGCCTGTGCCACGGCGCCGCGGGAGTCCTGCTCGTCGCCGACGCCTTCGCCCGGCGGTCCGACGTCGGCGGCCCGTTGCGCGACCGCCTGGTGCGGCTGGTGCGCTCCCGGCTGCCCGAGGTCACGGCGATGGACGACCTGTCGCTGCTGACCGGGGCCACCGGTGTGCTGGCCGCGTTGCTGACGGTGGACGGCGCGGACCGCGAGTGGCTGCGGGTGCTCGCACTGTCCTGA
- a CDS encoding thiopeptide-type bacteriocin biosynthesis protein: protein MAVPATVRLRDRTVPMRDFLADCVSALSDGRTSSEYTTFLTAGAAALAAAEDSRWIQWGLATPDLPELHGAVAALARDWLWQQEIDDFFVMHKPPGLRVRFAPAPGHGGRVKSLLRRRIRHWQDTGLVTRAVPSVYEPEAHLFGGPASMAWAHRLFTVDSLTWLDHHTRPAGCPSWALSLLMLRGIFDGLRIAGWEDRDVWARVRDTGRRQQKPVDTAEAAAGLRRWWNRPDELAATVAAPARRLAERHAEQARPLLDRWWGDYFTSTEAQVGPRHAAAYYVVFHWNRAKLTFGRQVLLAESLAACDG from the coding sequence ATGGCGGTGCCTGCTACCGTGCGCCTGCGGGACCGGACCGTGCCGATGCGGGATTTCCTGGCCGACTGCGTCAGCGCGTTGTCCGACGGCCGGACCAGCAGCGAGTACACCACGTTCCTCACCGCCGGCGCGGCCGCGCTGGCCGCCGCCGAGGACAGCCGGTGGATCCAGTGGGGGCTGGCCACCCCGGACCTCCCGGAACTGCACGGCGCCGTCGCCGCGCTCGCGCGGGACTGGTTGTGGCAGCAGGAGATCGACGACTTCTTCGTCATGCACAAACCGCCCGGCCTGCGGGTGCGGTTCGCGCCGGCGCCGGGTCACGGCGGACGGGTGAAGTCGTTGCTGCGCAGGCGGATCCGGCACTGGCAGGACACCGGCCTCGTTACGCGGGCGGTGCCTTCGGTGTACGAGCCGGAAGCGCACCTGTTCGGCGGTCCGGCGTCGATGGCGTGGGCGCACCGCCTGTTCACCGTCGATTCGCTGACCTGGCTCGACCACCACACCCGCCCGGCCGGGTGCCCGTCGTGGGCGCTGTCCCTGCTGATGCTGCGTGGCATCTTCGACGGTCTGCGGATCGCGGGCTGGGAGGACCGCGACGTGTGGGCCCGGGTTCGCGACACCGGGCGACGGCAGCAGAAACCCGTCGACACCGCCGAAGCCGCCGCCGGGCTGCGGCGCTGGTGGAACCGCCCGGACGAGCTGGCGGCCACCGTTGCGGCACCGGCACGACGACTGGCCGAGCGGCACGCCGAGCAGGCGCGGCCCCTGCTCGACCGTTGGTGGGGCGACTACTTCACCAGCACCGAGGCCCAGGTGGGGCCGCGTCACGCCGCCGCGTACTACGTGGTGTTCCACTGGAACCGCGCGAAGTTGACCTTCGGCAGGCAGGTCCTGCTCGCGGAATCGCTGGCGGCCTGCGATGGCTGA
- a CDS encoding substrate-binding domain-containing protein codes for MSNFPWETVLAVLALVVPILAFLWEFVLVGRKRLGYRVQVDTTARQEIAAENAGALQRMENENGKALVDPSFVLMRIENTGTTNIDEKDYAVLDNVRAGIRISFPERRVAGMVVTELSDDFLDQNFGDGSGLGVNNDFVDGSGRKVGIIELPRVPLNKGQHYKVLTVLERAGRSAKFPDPKVSAGIKGGVRNGAIRKTESRTGIPRWMTVLAYLLASIALAEPFVIGVATSDPPPLDCATGALTITGSTAFKPVLDEATAAYTATCPGAKFTIDMTGSSAGLEKLDQHQGTDMVAFSDGVKGNRSPLLLPRPIAFLLFTIVIHPDAGVGDLTAAQVRDVFAGRIRNWQEIGGRDQPVRIVDREALSGTRTTFEQQVLGAVEPGENSNDCVESKAPGASADVVRCRRADTKTLLDTVATTPGAIGYSELGAAANRADLATVRIDGLAATLEGADHGAYPFWQTEYAYTYGEPKADSVAASFLRYLTNQVGADIIRSHGDRPCAELANPVLCRPRA; via the coding sequence TTGTCCAACTTTCCCTGGGAGACCGTCCTCGCGGTCCTGGCCCTCGTCGTGCCGATCCTCGCGTTCCTGTGGGAGTTCGTGCTGGTCGGGCGCAAACGGCTCGGTTACCGGGTGCAGGTCGACACCACCGCGCGGCAGGAGATCGCGGCCGAGAACGCGGGCGCGTTGCAGCGCATGGAGAACGAGAACGGCAAGGCGCTCGTCGATCCGTCGTTCGTGCTGATGCGCATCGAGAACACCGGCACCACGAACATCGACGAGAAGGACTACGCGGTACTGGACAACGTCCGCGCCGGGATCCGGATCAGCTTTCCGGAGCGGCGCGTGGCCGGCATGGTCGTCACGGAGCTGAGCGACGACTTCCTGGACCAGAATTTCGGTGACGGGTCCGGGCTCGGTGTCAACAACGATTTCGTCGACGGTAGCGGCCGCAAGGTCGGCATCATCGAGCTGCCGCGGGTGCCGCTCAACAAGGGGCAGCACTACAAGGTCCTGACGGTGCTCGAACGTGCCGGACGGTCGGCGAAGTTCCCCGACCCCAAGGTGAGCGCCGGGATCAAGGGCGGTGTGCGCAACGGCGCCATCCGCAAGACCGAGAGCCGCACCGGGATCCCACGCTGGATGACCGTGCTGGCCTACCTGCTGGCCTCGATCGCGCTCGCGGAGCCGTTCGTGATCGGTGTGGCCACGAGTGATCCGCCGCCGCTCGACTGTGCCACTGGCGCGCTGACCATCACCGGCTCCACCGCGTTCAAACCCGTCCTGGACGAGGCGACCGCCGCGTACACCGCCACCTGCCCTGGCGCGAAGTTCACCATCGACATGACCGGCAGCTCCGCCGGGCTGGAGAAGCTCGACCAGCACCAGGGTACGGACATGGTGGCGTTTTCCGACGGTGTCAAGGGAAACCGGTCGCCGCTGCTGCTGCCGCGGCCGATCGCGTTCCTGCTGTTCACGATCGTGATCCACCCGGACGCCGGCGTGGGAGACCTGACCGCCGCGCAGGTGCGGGACGTGTTCGCCGGGCGGATCCGGAACTGGCAGGAGATCGGCGGCAGGGATCAGCCGGTGCGGATCGTCGATCGGGAAGCGCTTTCCGGGACACGGACGACGTTCGAGCAGCAGGTGCTGGGTGCCGTCGAGCCAGGTGAGAACTCCAACGACTGCGTCGAGTCGAAGGCGCCGGGGGCCTCGGCCGACGTCGTCCGCTGCCGCCGCGCCGACACGAAGACCCTGCTCGACACGGTGGCCACGACCCCGGGCGCGATCGGCTACAGCGAGTTGGGTGCGGCGGCCAACCGGGCGGATCTGGCGACCGTGCGCATCGACGGGCTCGCGGCCACGCTGGAGGGCGCCGACCACGGCGCGTACCCGTTTTGGCAGACCGAATACGCCTACACCTACGGCGAACCGAAGGCCGACTCCGTCGCGGCGAGTTTCCTGCGCTACCTGACGAACCAGGTGGGCGCCGACATCATCCGCTCCCACGGCGACCGGCCGTGCGCGGAGCTGGCGAACCCGGTGCTCTGCCGTCCGCGGGCGTGA
- a CDS encoding histone deacetylase, protein MKIAPHSMPGAVYFATESAIWTGGRALYDPTLPGTAAGRAYLLTVSQFSDVAAQEMYRAPSTDLDLTRVLTTGRDELGPGRYETLLHIGDREGSPVLTFTAPWSASEVEWNPPSKVYLRMLAEGLRESHGWNAQEVARYLGGLRGVEGHWPPDTLAALLT, encoded by the coding sequence TTGAAGATCGCCCCGCATTCGATGCCCGGCGCCGTGTACTTCGCGACCGAATCCGCGATCTGGACCGGCGGGCGGGCCCTTTATGATCCGACGTTGCCCGGAACGGCGGCAGGGCGGGCGTATCTGCTGACGGTGAGCCAGTTCTCGGACGTGGCGGCGCAGGAAATGTACCGTGCTCCCAGCACTGATCTGGATTTGACGAGGGTCCTGACAACGGGCCGCGACGAGCTTGGTCCGGGCCGGTACGAAACGCTGCTGCACATCGGCGACCGGGAAGGTTCACCGGTGCTGACGTTCACCGCGCCGTGGTCGGCGAGCGAGGTCGAGTGGAACCCACCGTCGAAGGTGTACCTGCGCATGCTGGCCGAGGGACTGCGCGAATCACACGGCTGGAATGCACAGGAGGTGGCCCGATACCTGGGCGGCTTACGTGGCGTGGAAGGGCACTGGCCGCCGGACACGCTGGCAGCACTACTGACTTGA
- a CDS encoding HAD hydrolase family protein — protein sequence MGERESRRAEAGVPFVFDVDGTTCFDGNHLPRDIVEAILRCRSRHPVVFASARPIRDLVPVLPGELSDAPLVGGNGAFTRANGHIEVTKFSDDVRGAIDGIIDRYELEYLIDSSWDYSYHVKRDREILGRVDQAGLAKRVARESLAEYVKVVLFGLGDVAMTELTHLGVTINVHRSEDLVDLAPGLVDKAMGLSALGIPAGGYVAFGNDQNDLRMFEDAAYAVCVGDSDAGRLAARVITRAEVAEAIDALSSTAAIGSY from the coding sequence ATGGGGGAACGCGAGTCGCGGCGGGCGGAAGCGGGCGTGCCGTTCGTCTTCGACGTCGACGGCACCACCTGTTTCGACGGGAATCACCTGCCCCGCGACATCGTCGAAGCGATCCTGCGGTGCCGGTCCCGGCATCCGGTCGTCTTCGCCTCGGCCCGGCCGATCCGTGACCTCGTGCCGGTGCTCCCCGGTGAACTGTCCGACGCCCCGCTCGTCGGCGGCAACGGGGCGTTCACCCGCGCGAACGGCCACATCGAGGTCACGAAGTTCAGCGACGACGTCCGTGGCGCGATCGACGGGATCATCGACCGGTACGAGCTGGAGTACCTCATCGACAGCTCGTGGGACTACAGCTACCACGTCAAGCGGGACCGGGAGATCCTCGGCCGCGTGGACCAGGCCGGCCTGGCGAAGCGGGTGGCGCGGGAGTCGCTGGCCGAGTACGTGAAGGTGGTCCTGTTCGGCCTCGGCGACGTCGCCATGACCGAGCTGACGCACCTCGGCGTGACGATCAACGTCCACCGGTCCGAAGACCTCGTGGACCTGGCACCGGGGCTCGTCGACAAGGCGATGGGCCTGTCCGCGCTGGGCATCCCGGCCGGTGGCTACGTCGCGTTCGGCAACGACCAGAACGACCTGCGCATGTTCGAGGACGCCGCCTACGCGGTGTGCGTGGGCGACTCGGACGCGGGCAGGCTCGCCGCCCGCGTCATCACGCGGGCGGAGGTCGCCGAGGCCATCGACGCGTTGTCGAGCACCGCCGCGATCGGCTCCTACTGA